Proteins from a single region of Belliella baltica DSM 15883:
- the ispG gene encoding (E)-4-hydroxy-3-methylbut-2-enyl-diphosphate synthase gives METMSLIDKIKYCNSLTSYSRRKTIPVKVGDVTIGGENPIVIQSMTTVDTMDTQGSVEQCIRMIESGCQLIRITAPSMKEAENLQIIKDELRKRGYTTPLVADIHFTPNAAEIAAKIVEKVRINPGNYADKKKFEVIDYSDESYQDELDRIKERFLPLVKICKENGTAMRIGTNHGSLSDRIMSRYGDTPLGMVESALEFLRICEDEEYYNIVISMKSSNTQVMVQAYRMLVQKLDEGGFKPYPLHLGVTEAGDGEDGRIKSAVGIGTLLEDGLGDTVRVSLTEDPEFEAPVAQFLVDRYQGREGHSAIQEIKNYPITPFEYNKRQTIEVFNFGGGNVPRVITDISAIYQIQPKEMKQVGHFYLPELDKWKMNDQGADYVFSGSNPIQFMLPNGMKEIQDYSVWQNSEDRENKFPAYNLNKLKTANDFHFGLNFLSISDLEIEEAIEFIKGRNDFVIILSSENLHNYAALRRAFVKMIDNEIHLPVVIKVKYSQQTQDKTMLHAATDVGGLLIDGLGDGVLLDLSNYADQNRETILDQIKLHNSISFGVLQAARTRMSKTEYISCPSCGRTLFDLQETTAMIRKRTDHLKGVKIGIMGCIVNGPGEMADADFGYVGSGKGKITLYKGKEVVKRSVPSEKAVDELIEIIKKDGMWIDPEE, from the coding sequence ATGGAAACGATGTCATTAATTGATAAGATTAAATATTGTAATAGTCTCACTTCTTATTCGAGAAGGAAAACAATTCCTGTAAAAGTTGGAGATGTGACCATTGGTGGAGAAAATCCCATCGTGATTCAGTCAATGACTACTGTGGATACCATGGATACACAAGGTTCAGTTGAACAATGTATTCGTATGATAGAGAGTGGATGTCAATTGATAAGAATCACGGCTCCAAGCATGAAGGAAGCTGAAAACCTTCAAATAATTAAAGATGAATTAAGGAAAAGAGGGTATACTACACCATTGGTTGCAGATATCCACTTTACTCCAAATGCTGCTGAAATAGCTGCTAAAATTGTCGAGAAAGTCAGAATAAATCCTGGAAATTACGCTGATAAAAAAAAATTCGAAGTCATTGATTATTCTGATGAAAGCTATCAAGATGAATTGGATAGAATAAAAGAGCGTTTTCTTCCTCTAGTAAAGATCTGTAAGGAAAATGGTACCGCGATGCGTATTGGTACAAACCATGGATCTCTTTCTGATAGAATCATGAGCCGCTACGGTGACACACCTTTGGGGATGGTTGAGTCAGCATTGGAGTTTCTCAGAATTTGTGAGGATGAAGAATATTATAATATCGTCATTTCGATGAAATCGTCCAATACGCAAGTGATGGTGCAGGCTTACAGGATGTTGGTTCAGAAACTTGATGAAGGTGGATTTAAACCATATCCTCTTCATCTCGGTGTAACCGAAGCAGGAGATGGAGAAGATGGAAGAATCAAATCTGCTGTTGGTATTGGCACTTTGTTGGAAGATGGTTTAGGAGATACGGTTAGAGTTTCTTTAACCGAAGATCCGGAATTTGAAGCTCCTGTTGCGCAATTTTTGGTGGATAGATATCAAGGAAGGGAAGGGCATTCAGCGATTCAAGAAATAAAAAATTATCCGATTACTCCTTTTGAATATAATAAAAGGCAAACAATTGAAGTGTTTAATTTTGGTGGTGGAAATGTTCCAAGAGTGATCACAGATATTTCTGCTATCTATCAAATCCAGCCCAAAGAAATGAAGCAAGTTGGTCACTTCTATCTTCCGGAATTAGATAAGTGGAAAATGAATGATCAAGGAGCCGATTATGTATTTTCTGGCTCGAACCCTATCCAGTTTATGCTTCCAAATGGGATGAAAGAAATTCAAGATTATTCTGTTTGGCAAAATTCAGAAGATAGAGAAAATAAGTTTCCAGCATACAATCTTAATAAATTAAAGACTGCCAATGACTTTCATTTTGGTTTGAATTTTTTATCAATATCAGATCTTGAAATTGAAGAGGCAATTGAATTTATAAAAGGCAGAAATGATTTTGTTATTATTCTTTCAAGTGAAAATTTGCATAATTATGCAGCTTTGAGAAGAGCTTTCGTTAAAATGATCGATAATGAAATTCATCTTCCAGTTGTGATCAAAGTCAAATATTCTCAGCAAACTCAAGATAAAACAATGCTACATGCAGCAACGGATGTTGGCGGGTTGTTGATAGATGGACTTGGTGATGGTGTTTTGCTTGATTTATCAAATTATGCTGATCAAAACCGAGAAACTATTCTAGACCAGATCAAGTTACATAATTCAATTAGTTTCGGGGTATTGCAAGCAGCAAGAACTAGAATGTCAAAGACTGAATATATTTCTTGCCCATCATGTGGAAGGACTTTATTTGATCTACAGGAAACTACTGCAATGATTAGGAAAAGAACCGATCATTTGAAAGGTGTTAAAATTGGGATTATGGGCTGTATTGTAAATGGTCCAGGTGAAATGGCTGATGCAGACTTTGGTTACGTTGGTTCAGGAAAAGGAAAAATCACACTCTACAAAGGGAAAGAGGTCGTAAAAAGATCAGTTCCTTCTGAGAAGGCAGTGGATGAATTGATCGAAATAATTAAAAAAGATGGGATGTGGATAGATCCTGAAGAATAA
- a CDS encoding DUF6728 family protein translates to MANSRLKEFFQLGELGNYFVRVFQKPDPNKKSNFSLKMMHGINKISILMFLAAVLIWIAKRLF, encoded by the coding sequence ATGGCAAATAGCAGATTAAAAGAGTTCTTTCAATTAGGTGAATTGGGCAATTACTTCGTAAGAGTATTTCAAAAGCCAGACCCAAATAAAAAAAGTAACTTTAGCTTGAAAATGATGCATGGCATCAACAAAATTTCGATTTTAATGTTTTTGGCAGCAGTTCTTATTTGGATTGCAAAAAGGTTGTTTTAA
- a CDS encoding DEAD/DEAH box helicase, with product MNFSELGLSPQIIDAINKANYEKPYPIQLAAIPAILQRRDLLGIAQTGSGKTASYILPILETLQQTAINKGRSIPILIIVPTRELAAQVEEVIRTFSQFLSRKVKSQAVFGGVSINPQMMKLNGTDILVATPGRLLDLLSKNAISISDLQTLVLDEADKVLNLGFKEEVDEILSRLPKNRQNILFSATKEEAIEGLIAKLLKNPIKIEIKPEEITPDLIDQSAYLVSQEKKGPLLRYLIEEGNWQQVLVFTSSIRTADNLTAKLIKNGIQAMAFHGDKSQGGRTEALKQFKNGTLRVLVATDLAARGIDIKFLPYVVNYELPRSPKDYIHRIGRTGRAGSEGKAISLITEEDRHHFKVIQKKMKRWVELIDAENIL from the coding sequence ATGAACTTTTCAGAACTGGGATTATCACCTCAAATAATCGATGCGATAAACAAAGCTAATTACGAAAAACCATATCCAATCCAATTAGCAGCCATACCAGCTATCTTACAAAGGAGGGATTTGTTAGGCATAGCTCAAACTGGTTCTGGAAAGACAGCTTCCTACATTCTCCCCATTCTGGAAACTTTACAACAAACAGCCATCAATAAAGGCAGAAGTATTCCAATTTTAATTATAGTTCCTACAAGAGAATTGGCTGCCCAAGTAGAGGAAGTAATAAGAACTTTTAGTCAATTTTTATCCAGAAAAGTGAAAAGTCAGGCTGTTTTTGGTGGTGTGTCGATCAACCCTCAGATGATGAAATTAAATGGGACGGATATCTTGGTGGCTACACCAGGGAGATTATTGGACTTGCTTTCCAAGAATGCTATATCTATAAGTGATCTACAAACTCTAGTGCTCGACGAAGCTGATAAAGTTTTGAACCTTGGATTCAAAGAGGAAGTTGACGAGATTCTTTCAAGGCTTCCTAAAAACAGACAGAACATCTTATTCTCTGCAACAAAGGAAGAGGCTATAGAAGGGTTAATTGCAAAGCTGCTGAAGAATCCTATCAAAATAGAGATTAAGCCCGAAGAAATTACTCCAGACCTTATAGATCAGTCTGCCTATTTGGTTTCGCAAGAAAAAAAAGGGCCTTTACTAAGATATCTTATTGAGGAAGGCAACTGGCAACAAGTGCTTGTTTTCACATCATCTATAAGGACAGCAGACAACCTAACAGCAAAATTGATAAAAAATGGAATTCAAGCCATGGCTTTTCATGGAGATAAAAGTCAAGGAGGAAGAACCGAGGCCTTGAAACAATTTAAAAATGGCACCTTAAGAGTATTGGTAGCAACTGACTTAGCCGCTCGAGGGATTGACATTAAATTTTTACCTTATGTGGTAAATTACGAACTTCCGAGGTCTCCAAAAGACTATATTCATAGAATTGGCAGGACTGGAAGAGCTGGATCCGAAGGTAAAGCCATTTCACTAATTACCGAAGAGGATAGGCATCACTTTAAAGTAATTCAGAAAAAAATGAAAAGATGGGTTGAATTAATTGATGCGGAAAACATTCTTTAA
- a CDS encoding SDR family oxidoreductase, producing the protein MSKHILVTGGTKGIGRAIIERFAKEGFSVSTCSRNEDDLVQLKSYFESEYPNQSIFTLKADLSKKEEVIKFSDSVKSKMGCPNVLINNTGVFLPGAIHSEPEGNLEMMIQTNLYSAYYLTRAFTPQLIENKSGHIFSIGSIAGLTAYANGGSYAISKWAMLGFTKCLRQELKDYNIKVTSVLPGATFTASWEGVDIPEERFMKPEDVAESVWGAYNLSPNSVVEEIVIRPQLGDL; encoded by the coding sequence ATGTCAAAGCATATATTAGTAACAGGAGGAACAAAAGGAATCGGAAGAGCGATAATTGAGAGATTTGCTAAAGAAGGTTTTTCTGTGTCCACATGTTCAAGAAACGAAGATGATTTAGTGCAACTTAAGTCATATTTTGAATCAGAATATCCAAATCAGTCGATTTTTACATTGAAAGCTGACCTCTCTAAAAAAGAAGAAGTGATTAAATTTTCTGACTCAGTAAAATCAAAAATGGGATGTCCAAATGTGCTAATAAATAATACAGGTGTCTTTTTACCAGGAGCTATTCATTCAGAACCAGAGGGCAACTTAGAAATGATGATTCAGACGAATTTGTACTCTGCGTATTATTTGACTAGAGCTTTTACTCCTCAGCTGATTGAAAATAAATCCGGTCATATTTTTTCTATTGGTTCAATCGCAGGACTCACAGCTTATGCTAACGGTGGAAGTTACGCGATTTCTAAATGGGCTATGTTGGGTTTTACAAAATGTCTGAGACAAGAATTGAAGGATTATAACATCAAAGTTACGTCTGTTTTGCCAGGTGCAACTTTTACAGCTAGCTGGGAAGGTGTTGATATTCCCGAAGAGAGATTTATGAAACCGGAGGATGTAGCAGAATCTGTGTGGGGAGCGTATAACCTTTCTCCCAACTCTGTTGTTGAAGAGATAGTAATAAGGCCACAATTAGGAGATTTATAA
- a CDS encoding ABC transporter ATP-binding protein: protein MSYLKINAVQKEYGEEKPVLINFSLDIDRGQVISLVGESGSGKSTLLRIIAGLETKSSGEVYLEDEKILSPKEKLVPGYDEIQLVFQEYHLFPNSTVEENIGRPLIQYDKKYKKRRIDELLKLLDLENFRNKLPRQLSGGQQQKVAIGRALSLEPQVILLDEPFSSLDTIQRRELINELKEIFKKLKVTVVFVTHDLDDALQMTDSLVIMHKGKLIQQGSPEEIFENPKNIYAAKLFSHLNLIPEKSKTYIRPSDVLIFKSTGMSAKVLEKQYLVHYNQLTVSLSDKSVWKVEDKKREFDVGDRVKLKWDEQKELSF from the coding sequence ATGAGTTATTTAAAGATCAATGCCGTTCAAAAAGAATATGGGGAAGAAAAACCAGTTCTTATAAATTTTTCTTTGGATATAGATCGCGGTCAAGTTATTTCTTTGGTTGGGGAAAGTGGGTCTGGAAAAAGTACACTTTTAAGAATTATCGCTGGATTGGAGACCAAGAGCTCTGGCGAAGTCTATTTGGAAGATGAAAAAATTTTAAGCCCGAAGGAAAAACTTGTTCCAGGTTATGATGAAATACAATTGGTGTTCCAAGAGTATCATCTATTTCCAAATTCTACAGTAGAAGAAAACATAGGACGACCATTGATTCAATATGATAAAAAGTATAAAAAGCGTAGAATCGATGAGCTTTTGAAACTACTAGATTTAGAAAATTTTAGAAATAAATTGCCACGGCAATTATCTGGTGGGCAGCAACAAAAGGTTGCAATAGGTAGAGCTTTAAGTCTGGAGCCTCAAGTGATCTTACTTGATGAACCTTTTTCAAGTTTAGACACGATTCAGCGAAGAGAATTGATAAATGAGTTAAAGGAAATATTTAAAAAATTGAAAGTGACTGTTGTTTTTGTTACGCATGATTTGGATGATGCACTTCAGATGACAGATTCCTTGGTTATTATGCATAAAGGCAAACTTATCCAGCAAGGTTCTCCTGAAGAGATATTTGAAAATCCTAAAAACATCTATGCAGCAAAGCTTTTCAGTCATTTAAACTTGATACCAGAAAAGTCAAAAACATACATTCGACCTTCTGATGTTCTGATATTTAAAAGTACTGGTATGTCTGCCAAAGTATTAGAAAAGCAATACCTGGTTCACTACAACCAACTTACAGTTTCTTTATCAGACAAATCAGTTTGGAAAGTGGAAGATAAAAAACGTGAGTTTGATGTTGGTGATCGTGTAAAACTGAAATGGGACGAGCAAAAAGAATTATCTTTTTGA
- a CDS encoding helix-turn-helix domain-containing protein → METETTDRLELAAHFINSTNSPIFLTGKAGTGKTTFLRNLADLTHKSYVILAPTGIAALHAKGVTIHSQFLLPFGSFLPTREPEGNFTNSGSFFTQYSLGRKHTLNSSRKKVLQSVELLIIDEVSMLRADILDAIDYRMKSVKRNFEEPFGGVQILLIGDLFQLPPIVKDYEWQVLGKFYKSMHFFEAKALQNSGLVYLELNKIFRQKDDQFINILNNLRENKTTQADIDFLNRFFKTEEEILKLKDNIIITTHNNKAEAHNQRELALLKSKSHFFEAIVEKDFPENLYPIPKTLELKEGAQIMFIKNDSSGFSEFFNGKMATVKSIEEDEIKVTMTGNNVEYILKKELWENKRYVIKDETKELQEEVIGTFEQYPIKLAWAVTVHKSQGLTFDKAIIDIGQAFAPGQVYVALSRLRSLDGLTLKSRIQSHIISADRDAVNFTQGTTTNQAPLKDLLTQSQKLYIQKLLIKTFDFGEIIENFHAFLKYSDNSMEFEDQEMQKAIPEIHQSISDEDSNTYKFQRQLLHLLQTNEENHLMDRLEKGSEYYFKLLKGLLQKLMLHAAEVERFSKTKIYLEGLAEIEIILLKKLSELQKVTFLIPAILNGEEIGKMESINRNLIQLRISLAQEAKQAAKDNPKFASGKTGRKKKKAESPNIKLEKGETYEITYTLSQEGKSFSEIAAYRGLAESTIKSHLARGITAGKVDIFNHLSDELVKEISVLIEIENGELGIIREKHPGKYDFGTLRMVFAHITRD, encoded by the coding sequence ATGGAAACTGAGACCACTGACAGACTAGAATTAGCTGCACATTTTATTAATAGTACCAATAGTCCAATATTTTTGACAGGAAAAGCGGGAACTGGAAAAACTACATTTTTGAGAAATTTGGCTGATCTAACTCACAAAAGCTATGTGATACTTGCTCCAACAGGTATTGCTGCACTACATGCAAAAGGTGTCACAATTCACTCTCAGTTTCTTTTGCCTTTTGGATCATTTTTACCTACCAGAGAGCCTGAGGGGAATTTTACAAATAGTGGAAGTTTCTTTACACAATATAGTCTTGGAAGGAAACACACTTTAAATAGTAGCAGAAAAAAAGTACTCCAATCAGTTGAATTACTTATCATCGATGAAGTTAGCATGCTTCGAGCAGATATTTTGGATGCAATCGATTATCGCATGAAAAGTGTCAAAAGAAACTTTGAAGAACCATTTGGAGGTGTACAAATATTACTAATAGGTGACCTTTTTCAACTTCCTCCTATTGTAAAAGATTATGAATGGCAGGTTTTGGGGAAATTTTATAAGAGCATGCATTTTTTCGAAGCCAAAGCACTCCAAAACTCCGGATTAGTATATCTGGAGCTAAATAAAATATTCAGACAAAAAGATGATCAATTCATCAATATCCTCAATAATCTTAGAGAAAATAAAACTACCCAAGCAGACATTGATTTCTTGAATAGATTCTTCAAGACAGAAGAAGAAATCCTCAAACTCAAAGACAACATTATCATTACTACGCACAATAATAAAGCTGAAGCTCACAATCAAAGAGAATTAGCTTTATTAAAAAGTAAATCACATTTTTTTGAAGCAATTGTAGAAAAAGATTTCCCAGAGAATCTTTATCCAATCCCAAAAACTCTTGAGCTTAAAGAAGGAGCTCAAATCATGTTTATAAAAAATGATAGCAGTGGATTTTCAGAGTTTTTTAACGGAAAAATGGCTACTGTAAAAAGTATTGAGGAGGATGAAATTAAGGTTACAATGACAGGGAACAATGTGGAATATATTCTCAAAAAAGAGCTTTGGGAAAACAAGAGGTATGTGATAAAAGACGAGACGAAAGAACTACAAGAAGAAGTCATTGGGACTTTTGAGCAATATCCAATCAAGCTAGCGTGGGCCGTAACAGTACATAAAAGCCAAGGGTTGACATTTGACAAAGCCATTATTGACATTGGTCAAGCCTTTGCCCCTGGTCAAGTTTACGTGGCACTGAGTAGATTGCGAAGTTTGGATGGATTAACTCTAAAGAGCAGAATTCAATCGCATATAATAAGCGCTGATCGTGACGCAGTTAATTTCACACAAGGCACTACCACAAACCAAGCCCCTCTTAAAGATCTTCTAACTCAAAGTCAAAAGCTTTACATTCAGAAGTTGTTGATCAAAACTTTTGATTTTGGTGAAATCATTGAAAACTTTCATGCCTTTTTAAAATATTCTGATAACAGTATGGAATTTGAAGATCAGGAAATGCAGAAAGCTATCCCAGAAATCCATCAGTCAATTTCAGACGAAGATTCAAATACCTATAAATTCCAGCGGCAATTACTTCACCTCTTACAGACAAATGAAGAAAATCATTTGATGGATAGATTAGAGAAAGGAAGTGAGTACTATTTTAAACTTCTGAAAGGTTTATTACAAAAACTCATGCTTCATGCTGCGGAGGTTGAAAGGTTTTCGAAAACCAAAATCTATTTAGAAGGACTTGCAGAAATTGAAATTATTCTTTTAAAGAAATTAAGTGAACTTCAAAAAGTAACCTTTTTAATTCCAGCAATTTTAAATGGAGAAGAGATTGGTAAAATGGAATCAATTAATCGAAATCTAATTCAACTGAGAATAAGTTTAGCTCAAGAAGCTAAGCAAGCAGCCAAGGACAATCCTAAATTTGCTTCGGGAAAAACTGGAAGAAAAAAGAAAAAAGCAGAGAGTCCCAATATCAAATTAGAAAAAGGAGAGACCTACGAGATTACCTATACACTAAGTCAAGAGGGGAAAAGTTTCTCAGAAATTGCAGCTTACAGAGGTTTAGCTGAATCAACTATTAAAAGCCACCTTGCAAGGGGAATCACAGCAGGAAAAGTGGATATTTTTAATCATCTATCCGATGAATTAGTGAAGGAGATCTCAGTTCTGATTGAGATTGAAAATGGTGAGTTGGGAATAATTCGGGAAAAACATCCAGGAAAATATGATTTCGGAACACTTCGGATGGTCTTCGCACATATTACGAGAGATTGA
- a CDS encoding MmcQ/YjbR family DNA-binding protein yields MDIGFFREYCLSKAGTSEETPFDANTLCFKVGGKIFAIIDIELFESVNLKCEPEYAVELREQYSAIVPGFHMNKKHWNTVTFNKGLSDRFVLELVDHSYNLVFQSLPKKVKGTISLS; encoded by the coding sequence ATGGATATTGGTTTTTTCAGAGAATATTGTCTTTCTAAAGCAGGTACTTCTGAGGAAACTCCCTTTGACGCAAACACACTATGTTTTAAAGTAGGGGGAAAGATTTTTGCAATTATAGATATAGAACTTTTCGAAAGTGTGAATTTGAAATGTGAACCTGAATATGCTGTAGAGTTAAGAGAGCAATATTCAGCAATTGTACCGGGATTTCATATGAATAAAAAACATTGGAACACAGTTACCTTCAATAAAGGCTTGTCTGATAGATTTGTCCTTGAGTTGGTAGATCATTCGTATAATTTAGTGTTTCAAAGTCTTCCCAAAAAGGTTAAAGGTACTATTTCCCTATCATGA